The sequence GTAGGGCATTACGATCAACATGGGTTTCGCCTTACCCTGAGCGATAAGATTATCGGCGATGAAGTTGGCCCGTCCTACTTTGGCCCAGGTTTCTTCCGTATCCGAACCGCCGTGAATCAGGTATAGTACTGGGTATTTTGTCTTACCATTGGGATTGAATCCAGGGGGTGTATAGATCAATAGGGGGCGAGTCTGGCCCAGGGTAGCGGATTTGTAATAGCGATAGCTGATTTTTCCGTGCGGTACATTTTGCAGTGAATGAATCAGCGGTTGGTCGCCCGGAACGTCGACAATGCTCCGTTTGAAGCGTTCGTTGGCAAAGATGTATGTATTGTTCGGGTCGGCGAGCTGAACACTATCGACCGAAAAGCTATACGGATAAATATCCGGTTTCACAGGGGGCACCGTAACGCTCCAGATCCCCGACGTGTCTTTGGTCATGGCTACTGGAGCCGTTAAAAATTCGCCGTTCACCGTCACCTTTTTAGCATTCCGCGAATAATATCGGAATGTAATGCTATGATCGGGATGGACATCGGGTGAACTGATGGATGGCGGACGCTGGCCAACAACCGTAAGCGTCGAACAAAGCAGGGCCAGCAGGAGACAGAGACTATGTTTCATAAGAAAGGAGCAGGCTTATTGGAAAAGTAGCGGAGCGGTTTCGGCAAGGTATTTTTTGACATTCATCCAGGTATGCCCCCCGTCGGTAATCAGGCTTTTGAAGGTCACGTTTTTCGCTTTCAGGTAGTCCATAAATTCGACGGTTCCCTTGTAGAGGAAGTCGTCACTACCCACACTCACCCACAGCAATTTCAACTGTTTATTAGTGGCTTCGGGCTTACCACCAATCTGACTGAAGCTCTTGTCCATTTCGGTAGGTGACAGATACGAACTGTAACTGCATACCCAGGCAAACTTGTCCATATTGCCAAAAGCGGCCCGTAAGGTTTGTCCGCCCCCCGCGAAAATCCACCGATGGCGCGGCTTTCCCGATTTGCAATAGCCCGGTAGTTCTTTTCAGTATAGGGTATCACGTTAGTCAGCAAATCGATCTCGAAGGCCCTGGCCCTGCTTATAGCATCGGTTCCATCGCGTACCGTCGGGTCAGCGGGTTTGGCCCCCCTTTTTGTTCGGCTACCCGGGCTGCGATATTTCCGTAAGGCATCACAATGATCATTGGCTTTGCTTTTCCTGCGGCAATCAGATTGTCGAGAATCAGGTTGGTATGACCCACTTTAAAGAAGGTTTCTTCGGTATCGGTTGTACCACTGATGAGGTAAAAAACCGGGTATTTCTTCGCCGGATTTTTATCGTATCCGGGTGGCGTATAGACAACCAGCGAGCCCGTAGTGCCTTCAGCAGACGGGTAATATTCGTAATTGATACTTCCATGCGGCACATCCTGCATGGTGTGAACCAACGGCGTATCGCCGGGAATATCCACTAAACTGGCTTTAAACCGCTCATTGGGAAAAAATGCTACATTGGCCGGGTCCATGACCGTAACGCCATCGACCTGAAAGCTGTACGGATAAATATCGGGCTTAACTGGTCCTACGGTTACGCTCCAGATACCTTGCCCATCTTTCGTCATGGGTACAGGCGTTTTCTCGAATTGCGCACTCAGCTTTACTTCTTTAGCCGACGGAGCCAGGTAACGAAACGTAACGGTTTTATCGGCGTTTACCTGGGGCGATACTACCAATGGCCCTCTCGGTGGCTGCGCGGTTGCCATACCGAAAAGGCACAGCACTGACCAAACAGCTAACATACAGACAGTTACAGATTGATTCATGATTTAGGGATTAGTTGTCAGAGAGTTTATCATGTATGCGGAAATAATCGAAGTCGGCAAACCCGCCCACAGTCTGGGTCGCGTAGTTGAACAACCCAAAGCGATACCCCATAAAATGTGGGATGGTATAAGGCATTTTCAACGGTTCGCCAATGCCTGTCCATGTTTTACCATCCAGACTGTAAAAGAAAGTTGCCGTGTCTTTACGGTCGTTGAAATTGCAGACTGCTTTCAGGTAGACTATTTTTTGGCTAAGCGGAATGCGTTGAACCTCAACAGGTTTTCCTGAACTGGCACTCACCATGACAATCGATTGCGTACCGTTGTCAATTTTCACGCCTACAAACCCGTAGTTCTTTTGCAGGAGACTCAAACCGGCCAGATCACCCTCTTTCATGTTCGATACATCAAGCCTTGTAGCTCCTGAGCATTCCGGGCCAATGGTACGTTGCGTTAACGTATTTCGAGCCAGAACAAATGATGTATCAATACGGCCCGTTTTCAGGCGCAAATGGCCTTTTCGGTCGTTAACCGACCAGAGTGTATGGTCAGGATTATGATTCCACTGCCATACCAGTGGCAATGCAGGTTCACCTTTTTTGCGGGTAAATTCGTCGGAAGCAACAAGGCCCGGAAGTAAACTTTTGTTAGCAGGCAGAGGCAGTGTTTCCGGAACTTTGCCATTAACACCTAATACCGGCCAGCCATTTTCCCAGCTGACGGGAACTATATAAGGGATGCGTCCTACGCCACCAAAGTCACGGAAAAGATAGGCATACCAGCTTCCGTCGGGCGTATCGATCAGCCCGCCCTGGGCTACACCTAAATCCTGCAACGCGATCCGGCCTTCGTAAGGACCCGTAATTTTATCGGCCCGGTGAATAACTACTGTTCGCATGCCCCCTTTAGGCCAGGTGATATTGAACAGATAGTATTTGCCATTCACCTTAAAGAGCTGTGACCCTTCGGCGGGCAGGCCGCCTGTAGTACCCGAGGGCGTACTGGCATTTTCAATGATGACCTGCTCGGTAGTGCCGGGTTTTACATCGGAGGCATCGGGCGTTAGTTCAACCAGTTTGAGTTTACCCGCTCCATAAATCATATATACCCGATCTTCATCAAAAAACAAGCTATGATCGTGATAAGCCGGTTTAAACGAATGCGCTGTCCAGGGGCCTTTTTCGATGTCTTTCGTGGTGTAGATATAGGTTTTGCCGGTTGTCTGGGCAAACGTGGTTACGTAGTATGTACCGTTGTGATAGCGTAAACTACTGGCCCATGAACCTCTTCCGTAGGCGCTTTTACCGTTGTTGAGCTGTAAGGCATCGACAGTAGCCAGTGTGTCGTAGGCATAACCAACCAGTTGCCAATTCACCAGGTCTTTCGATTTCATGATGGGCAGGCCCGGACTCAAGTGCATGGTTGTACTGCTCATGTAATACGTATTACCTACCCGGATCATGGCCATATCGGGTACATCAGCGAAAATGACCGGGTTATGAGCAGGCTGGGCGACTGATGAGAATGGCATCAGAAAAAGTCCTATTGCCAGTCGACAAAATCGAAAGAAAAGGGTTTTCATCTGGGGTAGAATCATGTGCCTGTGTCTCATTTTACCAACACCACAATCTATTCAATGTCAAGCGACCAACTAGTCTTAAAAAATTCCATCGGGACCTTGTACAGACAGGAAATACCAATACAACATCCGTTCTGCTTGTGTCTACTGAACACAATTCCACTCAGTCCTTTTTCATTTACATTTAAAAGGGATCATTTTTTATTACTTCACAAGCCTGATTTGATAAAAGCGCGGTGTCTGCTTTCCTTCTTTTGCAATAATCTTTAAATTAATTAGCTGGCTATCATCTACTTTTAACACAATTTCTTTATTCTCCATCGAAATGACCTCAGCGGGTTTATCATTGACCAGAATGATCAGATTATCTGCCTTGACAGTATCTAACGTGGAGATTTCCAGAGCTTTTGCCGACTGGTTTTTGTTCTGCAACTGATACGAAATAGAGGACCGCGTATTCCGCCAGAAATAGCCGTCTTCATCGTAGCCGGACTCGCTTTTTTCGCCTTTATACAGGTGATCGACCTCGGGTTGTTGCTCGCCACAAGAAACCTTATCAACCGTTTTCGCATCGATGGCTAATGCCTCGGCTTCCTGTTGTTTCAGCTTCGCTTTCAGGTCATCGAAGGCCGTCTGCGTAAACGTCTGAAAATACATCTGATAGCGGGCTTCATGGATCTCGTAAAAGGGTTGCAGCGTCAGCGAATCCATCCTGAATTTCAGCTGGCTAAGTGGCTTTAGATTCGACGTGTATGTAGCGGGGCTGCCAATCAGCGCATAGGCATCATTAATTGGATATAATTTGCCCTTTGTTTCGTGGCCCATGCGGCTATCATCAGCAAAAAGCCCGTCTAGATCGTTTGTTGATGTTTTGGCCGCCAGCACAATAGGGCCATGCACAAAAGCGGCCCAATTAGAACCATCGGGCAAATATTCCAGATTCGTCGACGTCGTGAAGCGTACTGTAAGCTTATCGCCCTTCTGCCATTTTCTGTTGATAGCGATATAATGTGCTGATTTACCATCAACTTTTTGGGTCTTCCCATTGACCAGAATAGCAAGATTTTCGGCCCATTTCGGATAGCGGATATTCACCGAAAAAACCTGGGGTTTAGTCAATTTTATTTCCAGTTCGGCTTCGTTTTTATAAGGAAATTCAGTCTTCTGAATGAGTTGAATCTGCCTGTCCTTCCAGTTTAGCGTCGACGGAATAAACAGATTGATAAAAAGATCGTTTGCGGAATGGCTATAGATCAACTCGCCATACTTGGAGTGATTTTCCAGGCCCGAACCTACGCAACACCACATGCTGGTTTCGGGCTGTGAATACACCCGATAGTGATTAGGTCGAATGGGCGTGAAATAAACAAATCCACCTTTTTCGGGGTGCTGAGTCGACAGAATATGGTTGTAGAGCGTCCGTTCGTAAAAATCCAGGTAGCCCGGATCGGCCTTATCCAGAAACAACGCTTTGCTCAATCGCAGCATATTAAACGAATTGCAGGTTTCGGGGCCCTGGTTCGACTTGACCATACGGCTGAAATCGGTTGTCGGGTTGAAATGCTCTCGTACACTGTTGCCACCGAATGCTACACTACGGTTCTGCGAAACGGTCTGCCAGAAAAACTGAGCGGCATCCGACCAGTCTGCCTTACCCGAAAGGGTAGCAATTTTCTCAAAGCCAATCACTTTCGGTATCTGCGTATTGGCATGAAGACCCGTCAGTTTATCTTGTTTTTCGAGCAACGGATTTAGCAGTGAGCGATGCGACAGTTTCTGCGCGGTTTCAAGGTACTTTTTGTCGTTAGTCAGGCTATATAAATCGGCAAATGTTTCGTTGATACCACCATGCTCCGTGCGAAGTACCTGCTGGACCTGATCATCGGAAAGGGGTTTGATGAGGTCGATAAACCAATCGCCCAATCTGATCAATACCTGTTTTGCCTGTTGGTTACCGGCATATTCGTACGCATCACGTAAGCCCGCGAAAAGCTTATGAATATTGTAAAGAGGCACCCACGTATTGTTTAGTCCGAAGCTGCTTCCATCAATATCTCCTTTATGAATTCGTTCCCAAAACAGTTTTCCCTGAGGAATTCCGCCCACATACCCGTTCCCGTTTTTGGCCTGGCAACGGGCCAGTTCGGAAATCATATAATCCAGCCGTTTTTTGAGTTCTGCGTGATCCGTCGCGGCATACATCATGGCCAATGCCGACAGATAATGACCGCCGATATGCCCATCTAACCCTGAGCTTTCCCAATTGCCATACCGATTGGCTTTAAGGGGTAGACCCGCATCGATCAGATAGGGCGCCAGGAGTTTATCAGGGTTCAAGGCCAGGATATAGTTGAGATCAACGTCCTGTGCATTCTTAAACGGCCCACTCGTTAGCTTCACTTCCTGTAGGGAAAATGACCGCATCTGCGCCAACCCTGAAAAGCTGACCAGGAGAAGGATTAGGATAGGTAGTACGTTCGTTTTCAACGGAAAAGCTTCGTTTTCTAATAACTGATGTGCGCTGGATTCCGGGAAGGAAATTTACTTTTTGAATACGGGGTCATCGCCCTGGTATTTTAGAAACTGGAAAGAAGCCGAGCTGGATGTTGCCTCGCCGGACGATGTAGCATACATACCGTACAGGCACCCGATAAATCCTCCTGCCACTTTGGTACTCAGGAATTTAGCATCCACTTTATCTTTCAGAAGCTGCCAGTTTCTAGTGTCGGTTGATAAGTAAAAACTATAGGTGTCGCCCTGCGATGTAATGCGTAGGCCGACTTTTTCTGATTTCGAATCCAGCTTAATTGCTGCCAGTAATTCCATATTCTTTTCTTTAGGAACGCTCTTGTAAAGCTGCAAAACATCGTTACCCTGCGACTGTGATCGGCACAGGAAATAGAAATGGCTTTCATCCTGAAAAACAACCAGTCCCGCCTTCTCCTTCTCTGATTTTGGAGTAAAAGTCAATTCTGTTTCAGCCGTACTGTAGAGATGCTGCTGACGCTTCCCGATGAAAGCCGGATTACCCATTTCCATGATGGTTTCGTGTTTCAGTTTGAGCGTCAGGCCCTGTTTCTTCGACAGCGAGAACGAGCTTCTGTCAATCGTCCGCATAAACAGAAGGGCAGGATCAAGCTCCTTATCGAAAGGTATGGTGTATGCAAAATTACCAGCTTGCGGGCGGGCGCCTTTCTGCTTTATCTCTTTGTAGCTAACTGGGTATGAATACTTTATTTCTTTGCTGTCGGGATTAATAATTGGCCATTCGTCTTTCCATTCAACGGGTGCGATAAACGTTTCGCGACCCGTATTGTAATAATCGCCTTCGTAAGGTCTGACAGCCAGGAAAATGGCATACGTTTTCCCATCGGGACCTTCCACAAACTGCGCGTGTCCCGCCGAAGTAATGGGATCTTTTCGATTGTCGGGAAGCCCCTTTTGGGTCAGAATAGGATTGTGTTCGTAGGGCACGTAAGGTCCCCAA comes from Spirosoma aureum and encodes:
- a CDS encoding glycoside hydrolase family 43 protein; this encodes MRKYLFSFVFSAFSLVLSHTGFAQTTLINPILTGFYPDPSIVKAGPDYYLINSTFSYFPGIPVMHSRDLKNWKQVGNVIDRPEQLDFMGERMTRGLFAPAISYFRGTFYVTCTDIDHDGNFVVTAKNPAGPWSNPVKLPQVHGIDPSLFFDEESNKAYILYNSDAPDRKPLYSGHRTIRMYEFDPGSLQVTGEEKQLVNGGVDIAKKPVWIEGPHILKKNGWYYLYAAEGGTSVNHSEVVFRSKEVWGPYVPYEHNPILTQKGLPDNRKDPITSAGHAQFVEGPDGKTYAIFLAVRPYEGDYYNTGRETFIAPVEWKDEWPIINPDSKEIKYSYPVSYKEIKQKGARPQAGNFAYTIPFDKELDPALLFMRTIDRSSFSLSKKQGLTLKLKHETIMEMGNPAFIGKRQQHLYSTAETELTFTPKSEKEKAGLVVFQDESHFYFLCRSQSQGNDVLQLYKSVPKEKNMELLAAIKLDSKSEKVGLRITSQGDTYSFYLSTDTRNWQLLKDKVDAKFLSTKVAGGFIGCLYGMYATSSGEATSSSASFQFLKYQGDDPVFKK
- a CDS encoding alpha/beta hydrolase, yielding MKHSLCLLLALLCSTLTVVGQRPPSISSPDVHPDHSITFRYYSRNAKKVTVNGEFLTAPVAMTKDTSGIWSVTVPPVKPDIYPYSFSVDSVQLADPNNTYIFANERFKRSIVDVPGDQPLIHSLQNVPHGKISYRYYKSATLGQTRPLLIYTPPGFNPNGKTKYPVLYLIHGGSDTEETWAKVGRANFIADNLIAQGKAKPMLIVMPYGNVRPAPMSDFTKDMVNDIVQFVETNYPVIADSRHRAVAGFSVGGGQTLNIGLTNPDKFAYVCSYAPYTATDEFKKNFTDWNPNAEQMNKQLAVFTISVGTDDFLYEPVKQNIAMFKGKNLKLDTLIVPGGHTWMNCRLYLANTLQQLFN
- a CDS encoding glycoside hydrolase family 127 protein; amino-acid sequence: MKTNVLPILILLLVSFSGLAQMRSFSLQEVKLTSGPFKNAQDVDLNYILALNPDKLLAPYLIDAGLPLKANRYGNWESSGLDGHIGGHYLSALAMMYAATDHAELKKRLDYMISELARCQAKNGNGYVGGIPQGKLFWERIHKGDIDGSSFGLNNTWVPLYNIHKLFAGLRDAYEYAGNQQAKQVLIRLGDWFIDLIKPLSDDQVQQVLRTEHGGINETFADLYSLTNDKKYLETAQKLSHRSLLNPLLEKQDKLTGLHANTQIPKVIGFEKIATLSGKADWSDAAQFFWQTVSQNRSVAFGGNSVREHFNPTTDFSRMVKSNQGPETCNSFNMLRLSKALFLDKADPGYLDFYERTLYNHILSTQHPEKGGFVYFTPIRPNHYRVYSQPETSMWCCVGSGLENHSKYGELIYSHSANDLFINLFIPSTLNWKDRQIQLIQKTEFPYKNEAELEIKLTKPQVFSVNIRYPKWAENLAILVNGKTQKVDGKSAHYIAINRKWQKGDKLTVRFTTSTNLEYLPDGSNWAAFVHGPIVLAAKTSTNDLDGLFADDSRMGHETKGKLYPINDAYALIGSPATYTSNLKPLSQLKFRMDSLTLQPFYEIHEARYQMYFQTFTQTAFDDLKAKLKQQEAEALAIDAKTVDKVSCGEQQPEVDHLYKGEKSESGYDEDGYFWRNTRSSISYQLQNKNQSAKALEISTLDTVKADNLIILVNDKPAEVISMENKEIVLKVDDSQLINLKIIAKEGKQTPRFYQIRLVK
- a CDS encoding glycoside hydrolase family 43 protein translates to MPFSSVAQPAHNPVIFADVPDMAMIRVGNTYYMSSTTMHLSPGLPIMKSKDLVNWQLVGYAYDTLATVDALQLNNGKSAYGRGSWASSLRYHNGTYYVTTFAQTTGKTYIYTTKDIEKGPWTAHSFKPAYHDHSLFFDEDRVYMIYGAGKLKLVELTPDASDVKPGTTEQVIIENASTPSGTTGGLPAEGSQLFKVNGKYYLFNITWPKGGMRTVVIHRADKITGPYEGRIALQDLGVAQGGLIDTPDGSWYAYLFRDFGGVGRIPYIVPVSWENGWPVLGVNGKVPETLPLPANKSLLPGLVASDEFTRKKGEPALPLVWQWNHNPDHTLWSVNDRKGHLRLKTGRIDTSFVLARNTLTQRTIGPECSGATRLDVSNMKEGDLAGLSLLQKNYGFVGVKIDNGTQSIVMVSASSGKPVEVQRIPLSQKIVYLKAVCNFNDRKDTATFFYSLDGKTWTGIGEPLKMPYTIPHFMGYRFGLFNYATQTVGGFADFDYFRIHDKLSDN